Proteins encoded together in one Ferroglobus placidus DSM 10642 window:
- a CDS encoding CoA-transferase subunit beta, translated as MSFTTLDKANYMISAMARLLKDAESAFMGVASFLPFMAIVIAKKLYNPDLIWYSIVGYNPNPKHLPMSTVHPWISKYCDAKLQLAELFDISARGELDVVFLAGAQIDQRGYLNNSHVYINGKRIQFPGGAGGALLHATARRPIVWQGKHDRRIFVKEVQRITAAGKPYRVVSPLCIFKFDEKAGKLVVDTIHPWSSYKEIKEKTEFEVNDAPTTPPPTEEEIELMNRIDPHGIRKIVLE; from the coding sequence GTGAGCTTCACGACCCTTGATAAGGCTAACTACATGATCTCAGCGATGGCGAGATTGTTGAAAGATGCTGAAAGCGCTTTCATGGGAGTTGCGAGCTTCTTGCCTTTTATGGCAATAGTTATCGCTAAAAAACTCTACAACCCCGATTTAATCTGGTATTCCATAGTTGGCTACAATCCAAACCCGAAGCATCTGCCGATGTCCACCGTCCATCCCTGGATTTCAAAGTATTGCGATGCTAAACTTCAACTGGCTGAGCTTTTCGACATCTCAGCAAGAGGAGAACTTGATGTCGTCTTCTTAGCTGGAGCGCAAATCGATCAACGCGGCTATTTGAACAACAGCCATGTCTACATAAATGGTAAAAGAATTCAGTTCCCCGGAGGAGCTGGAGGAGCTTTACTTCACGCCACAGCGAGAAGACCCATTGTCTGGCAGGGTAAACATGATAGGAGGATATTCGTTAAGGAAGTTCAAAGAATAACGGCTGCAGGAAAGCCCTACAGAGTTGTTTCACCTCTGTGCATATTCAAATTCGATGAAAAGGCTGGGAAACTTGTTGTTGACACGATACACCCATGGAGCAGTTACAAGGAAATTAAAGAGAAAACCGAGTTCGAGGTTAACGACGCTCCAACAACTCCTCCACCAACTGAGGAGGAAATAGAACTTATGAACAGAATCGATCCTCATGGAATCAGAAAGATCGTTCTGGAGTAA
- a CDS encoding CoA transferase subunit A, protein MVVMSLEEAAERVKDGSLICLSGNLLYRIPAAFVRELARQGKKDLRVMKTAGGYDVDLLCGLGCAKEVIAGFVSFEAFGLAKNFRKAVEEGRVKYSENTCYTVIAALRAAAYGIPFIPIADISKSYFVKERGFKFVENPYGGGKVLTVPAIKPEFAIIHVQKADEDGNALIYGPWFEDVLMARAAEKIILTTEMIVPKEDLRRDIDAVWIPSYKVVAVVEVPKGAYPGACPPYYDPDFEMMEKYANLDEEGLKKHIWEVRP, encoded by the coding sequence ATGGTTGTTATGTCCCTTGAAGAGGCAGCGGAACGAGTAAAGGACGGATCTTTGATATGTCTTAGCGGGAACCTCCTCTACAGAATTCCGGCAGCTTTCGTTAGAGAACTTGCAAGACAGGGGAAGAAAGATCTGAGGGTTATGAAAACCGCCGGAGGATACGATGTGGACTTGCTTTGTGGATTGGGTTGTGCTAAAGAAGTTATAGCTGGCTTCGTCTCCTTCGAAGCTTTTGGGCTTGCCAAGAACTTCAGAAAAGCTGTTGAGGAGGGAAGGGTGAAGTACTCAGAAAATACATGCTACACCGTTATCGCAGCTTTGAGAGCGGCAGCCTATGGAATTCCTTTCATTCCAATAGCCGACATAAGCAAGAGCTACTTCGTAAAGGAGAGGGGGTTTAAGTTTGTGGAAAATCCCTATGGCGGGGGAAAGGTTCTGACGGTTCCGGCGATAAAACCCGAATTTGCGATAATCCACGTTCAGAAAGCTGATGAAGACGGAAACGCTTTAATCTACGGACCTTGGTTTGAAGATGTTTTGATGGCAAGAGCTGCTGAGAAGATAATTCTAACGACGGAAATGATAGTTCCAAAGGAGGATTTGAGAAGGGATATTGATGCGGTCTGGATTCCAAGTTACAAAGTTGTTGCAGTCGTAGAAGTGCCGAAAGGAGCCTATCCAGGGGCTTGTCCTCCGTACTACGATCCAGATTTTGAAATGATGGAGAAGTATGCGAATTTGGATGAGGAGGGGTTGAAGAAACACATATGGGAGGTGAGACCGTGA